The Leadbetterella byssophila DSM 17132 DNA window TACGGGTTAGGCGAAATGGCCCCACTTGCAGTAGCGATAGGCATAATCGCTGCCCTTATTTTTTGGTATGCGTATACAGAAAAGCGGTTTAAGGAAATCAAAAGTACTGTCGATGCCTATGAAAACATCACAGACTATACGGTCTTAGCACAGAACGGTAAAATCATAGAAAAAGACAAGGTTCAATATCTGGTGCTAAAGCTGCCGCATGATGGAGAAGCAATAGCAGGCCTTCACTGTATATTCGACCCAAAAAAGCAGCAGGTTCTGGTACCACTGAACCAGAAACCAACACATAAAACGGACAAGTGAACTTTATTAAACTTTAGCGGCCAAACGCTGCCAAGAGTGAACATTCATAGGGTGTAGGGGTGGCTTAGCCCACAGCCAGCTATCGCCGGTACGTCGCAAAAAAGCTCCGACCGGCGAAACTGGCCAAGGGAAAACCCCTGGACCCCCGCTATTCGCCTTAACAGGCTCATAGCTAAATTATGACAGACAAATGGAAAAGAAAAAAAGACCGGCAGACCTCCTAAAGCTAAAGGAGCTGCCAAAAGGGCCCACTTTTCAGTGTGGTTGACCCAGGAGCAGAAAAGCAAGATCAATGAACAGGTTCAAAAAAGCGGCCTGTCGGCCAGCGAATATTTTTTGACGTTAGCCTTAGATGTACCTTTTAAAAGACCGCAGAAACGAGCACTGCCGTCCCAAACGGCAGAAACAGTACAGATATTGGAACAGCTTGCCGGAATCCTCTCATTGGCGGTGCTGAAAACTAAAGACCGGCAGATGCTTTCCAGACAGTGGCAGGAAAGCAGCCAGCAGGTAAGGCTATTGGCTAATCTGATTACCCGGTGGGTGTTTGAAAATTTTGAAATCCGAAGTTTTCAAAAAACGCTCAATGAAGCACAGACCTGGATAAGCCAGACAAATAGCTACCTGAAGGAAATGCTGGAACCGGGTCAAAGCAAGGAGATGATCCTGGATAGCGGAAACCGGATGGCAAAGCAATTACAAGTACTTCATGAAAAATACGAGGCCTACTACTCCGAACCGTTGAAGGAGATTAAAAAGGTAAAGAGCGCAAATCCCAAAACTCCGGATATGGTTCACGAGGTAATAACCGATACTTTTAAAGGAATAATACAACGAAACCAGAATCCAAAACACCAATACGATGATCGGTAAAGCAAGCCTGGGCAGTTACATCAAGGGGATATTGGAATACTGCTACTATGACAAGGAACTTACCGCCAGGATGAAAAGGCAGCTTAGGCCTGAAGACATCCGGGGCGAGCTTGTCTATATTCAGAACCTGGCCCTCAAAATGCATAGTGACGGTAGGATTAACCTGGACTACTTGGCAAGACAATACATCGACAACCACCAAAACAATAAAAGGCTTAATAAATACGTCTGGCACCAATCCTTTAGTTTTGCTCCGGGTGAGCGGCTTGACGACGAAAAGATTATTGAGATTTCGACAGAGTTCGCAAGGGAGTTTGGTTTTGAGCAGAATCAGATGGTAGTCTTTAAACATCAGGATACTGAGCACTTTCATTTTCACATTATCGCCAACCGGATCAACCACAACGGAAAGAATACGGCGGACCATTTTAATAATTATGCTCGAACTGGAAGATTCTGCCGGAGGATGGAGCAGGAGCTCAGCTTAATCGCAACCCCGGATATGAAGATCAACCAGAAACGACAAAGCGAGCTGGAAGTAAAAGACAAGGTGCACTTAAAACTGAAAATAGTAATAGACAAGTTACTGCCGGAAGTGTCTTCTATACAGCAGTTGAAAGAGAGATTAGCAGGCGAAGGTTACAAGACTTATCTAGGCCGGGGAATCTCTTTCTTTCATAGCTCAACTAAGGTTAAGATGAAAGGGTCCGATTTGGGTCGGAATTATTCGCTAGCTGCACTGGAAAAAGCATTAGGCCAGCAAGTTGCAATGGAATCAAACCAGAATCAGGAAAGGGTCAGAAGAAGGAAACAGGGGCTTAGGGTTTGATAGATAGAAACACTTTTGAACTGTCTTCCAGACTTTACGATATGCTCAATAAGAAATGTCTGCGACCAGGGCAAACGAAAGTTACAAAAGAAAAAATGACGGCTGCAAGCCTTCACTTCGTCATCCGGCTATTTAGCCAACCGCACAGCCCACGCACCGTAAACCGCCGGATGGTCTTGCACCCAAGGGGACAGGCCCCGTCATTTTTTCTTCGAGCGGAATCCGGCGATTGCCCTGGAGCGCAGGAGCCGGAACGACAGGGTTAACAGCAGAAGCACCTTCAATCAGAACGGATCTCGAAACAAGCAGTACAAAGTCAGGGAAAAAATATATCAAAAGTTGATGAACTCATTCACCTGCCTTCCAGCACCTTTTGCAATATCTCAACCTTCTCCCGCTCGGACTGTAACAATCTTTCGTACAAGGCCTTGTTCTCCTCTATAACCTGGAAGAGCTTATCGACCGGATTGAACTGGTAATTGACATTCTGATTTGCGTTGTCGTAGTTATTCTGGATATTAAAAATCGCCCTTTCCTCGTCAAAATTCTTAATCGCCTCCACAGGCACTTTCAGCACCGCTGCCACCTGCTCTAAAATATCCTCCTGGATCTGCTCCTTTTGCTCCATGGTAGAGACGCGCTTCTGGTTCCATTCTTCGCCCAATTCATAGGCTAAAGCCTCCTGCTTTAATCCTAGCATTTCTCTGAACCGTCGGACGTTCCTGCCTTGATGTATTGCTTTTTTTTCCATAATAATCTAAAACCTTTAATAACCTCTTCCCGGATACAAAAGACCCTCTGCTAAAATACCTGTCTTAGTACTTGATTATCTGATTCCGACGCTAATTTACCACTATCGATTTTAGGATTGTCATCAGCATAAGAAGAATTTTGCAAATGTACAAATAAAGTAAAAAATGAACAAGATCGCATTTACAGCCCGACAGGCTAGGGGCTTATCCAAAGGAGAGGTCGCGAGAGAACTAGGAATATCTGAGGCCGATTATAATGAACTGGAACTAGAACTTACCCCAATGTCGTCAGAAATGGCGGAAAAGCTGGCAGCCGTATATAATATACCGGCAGAATACTTCATGATAGGCAGCTTTTACAATATCCAAATGGGGATAGATGCATTGAAGCAGCAAAAGGAAATTATCAATAATTCTGCCTTGTCCGAAAACTTACCCATTTCTATTCCAGCACAGTTTCACATGCGACTTGCCAAATTGGGGCTTGAAGCAGTGATAGCCAATCAAGAAAAACTACTGTTGCTAAGGCAAAACAGAGAGTTGGAATTTGAAAACAACGCTCTGAGAACATTATACAAAAGTACAAAGAATGTCGGATAAGTATGGAAGTGTTTAAGGAAGTATGGGAAGCTTTGATCGATTTTAAGAGTCAAACTATACTATAATGTATGAAATTAGCAAAAACGAAGATAATAGGCGATAATATCAGACAGATAAGAGAAGTTGTAAAAAATTATAAACATAGTTATGTAGCGGAACAACTAAAAATCACTACGAGAGCCTATACAAATATAGAAAATAATGTAGGGGATATAGCGCTTAAAAAATTGGAAGAAATAGCTAATATATTTGTATGCAGGCCAGCGGATATATTGATAACGAAAAAATCCCGATCCGACCTAACGGCCAACACCTCAACCGGTCATTCATATACGCCCGAGATCATTAACCCCAAAAAAAGATAACACTATATTTTTTTCTTTTTCCTACACCCATCCCACAGGAATCCGGGTAAAGAAGCTCACAAGGTTTACCGGAGAAAAAATACACTCCTGAGCGATAGCGAATATGAGGAAGATTTTTTCTCCTGGTAATCCGTAAGGGCCCGACCTTTTGAGGTTCTTCTGGATTTCTAATTTTGTCGTCGGCTAAAGACAAAAGGAACCAAATCAGGTCATCTTTAATTTGTCTTTTATTAAGAATACATATATCTATACGTTTATCGCTTACCGTTTACTAAATTTTTGATGGATTTAGTGCCGATTTCTTTGGTCGGATTTTTAATTTATTTGAACCTTTGATGTTTATTTCTTAATTTATCTTAATATACACAGTATGAAGAATCTACTAAATGTTTCGCTTGCAATCGCTCTACTTTTCTCAGCAACGCTGATGTCCTGTAAAAATGACGGTCTACAACCAACAGAACAACCCTCTGATAAATTTATATCCTTCAAAGGGGAGACCATTAAAATTCCTGCAAATTTCCCTGAGGAGCTTTTCGGGCAAACACAGGAAGAATTTGATAGTTATATGAATGGCAAAACCGCCAGGAAAGCCAGGGAGATAAATAGTGCGAATCTCACCTACGATGAAATCCTTGAAATTTTCAATAAACATCTTGTCAAATACCCGAGGGTAAACTATGATAGCATATCAAATGAGGATTTAAAACGCATTTTGGTCGATATCCCATCTATTAAAAGTTTGGAGGATGCACTCTCCAAAGTGGACTTCATTTTTGATTATTACAATACAATTGTTAAAAATGATATTATTCCGGATGTTTTAGCATTGGAAAAGTCGAAGTTAAGTGCTAAGATTTCGGGCGGATCTCCTGGTAGCTTAACTGACCCTGAAAGGAATGTATTGCTTGGCAATCCAACTTATGGGGCCATCTATGCACAGGCTGCCAATGATGCCAATTACGTAACGATGGTTGAATGGGGTGTAGATATTGATAATCAAAAAAACAATGCCTTTAAACATAGTCTTTGGAACTGTCTTATTATACGAGGTATTTTAGGCGGCGCCCCGGCCAGCAAGACCCAGGCCATAAACTTTGCGCAAAATGGTACGTCTGCGCACGAAAAGAATAATGACGGATCGCAAAACCATACTCCTGAGGCGGCAATGGACCTGCATAATAATATGTCAGCCAGGAACTGGATGGACGATGAGGTTAAGTGGGGCATAGGGCCGTTTAGAAAAATGCCTAACTTTGAGAAAATAAAGAATACCTGGTACGCTAGGGCAAACAGCAGTACTTTCTATGATAAAAGTACTAATTGGACCGGGATACTCGTTCTACATGGAGGAAACAACTCAACTACATGGAATAATCTATATAATAATTTATATGGTGGCCATCAACATTGCGTTCACATGGAATAACAAATTTTAACATTAAAAACATGAACAGACTATTTTTCCCTACTTTTTTACTGATTGCTTTTTTATTTTCTTCCTGCTTTAATAAGGTGGAACCCGAAGTGAGTACTGTATATGTAAAAAGCGGTGATAAAGAAACTGAGCGGTCAGAAGCGGTATCTACTTTATTCGAACATTATAGTAAAAGCTCGAAGGACAAACAGTATTATGAGGTTCTTTCAAAAAAAGATGGTCGGTTCATACTCAATTATAATCGGATCGATCAAAGATTAACCATTTGTACAGACCCTGGTAGCGGCTGGAGCCGTCAATACGTAGGAATAACAGATGCTGATTTGGAAGATCTTTTAGTAAAGGGACTATCATTCAATGATCTTGATTTTCCTAAAGATCCTGTTATTGTCGATGAAGTAACCTTGATAGTTAAAGAGAAAGAGCTAAAGTATACGAAAGGTTCTGAAATGATAATCCCTAAAACAAACGGGAAACCTAGCGGGTATTAACGCTTCGAAATAATTTTAGCTTCATAAAACAGGGGGCCACTTAAATGGGCTTCCTGTTTTTTTATAATTGTATATTACTAAAAATCATATTTTATCCAACCGGGTGCCTGCTAGAAAGCGTTATTAGGAAGTATTAAATGGATATTTTGTAGAAATTGTTATTATTCGGTACGCTGGATATGGGGAGTGCTAAAGTTCTACTTATTTCTTAGGTCATTGTTTAGCTCTCTACTATTGAGAGTTTAATGGCAATTCTAAGCTTGGAAAGTACAATAAGCTATTAGGCTGATAGTTTTACCTTCTGCTTGAAATGTATTATTTTAGTATAAACGTATCCGCCCTATAAACTACAGGTGGGTAACTACCAATCGAGACACTTTCTCCAAATCTTCTAAAAACCGGTTCGATATTAGTTCGGGAAGGGGTACTAACCCCTGAAACGGAAAGGTTTTGGGGGTTTTTGCTTTTTGGGGGTGGTGGGAGATTGGGTAGGATAGTATATTAAAACTTAAGACAAGCTTCTACTTTTAAAATGTACTATTTCCGGGGGAGCTTACAGCAAGGAAAGTAACCGCTTTGAACAAATCCTTTTAGAGCAGCGTTAATAGAAAAACAATTTGATTCTCGTAAAGCAGCTTCACTGATGAATATGTCAGAAATAAATTTTAAGAAAAAGTATCCATCTTTAATTATTTAATATTAACACACTACCCTATCTAAAAAAATGGCTTTTTACAGAAATAGTGGTGAAAACGTACCTTTTTTTTAAAACCATTCCCATTCCTAAAACCCTCCAATGCCCTTAAACTTATCCACTAGGGCACTGATCTTCTGAAAAACACTTTGTTTTTTCGTCAAAAACTGAGGATTTAACGGACTCATTTTTGGCAAGATAGCATTCAGTTCCGTACCATTATCTGTTGCAAACTCACGCTTTAAGGAATTTGATATATAACGCTTAGCAGCTTCTTCATTCAAAGTCTCATTAGCAATCAATTCCATTACTTCCTCTTTCTGCTTACGCTGGGCATATTCATAAAAAGAATCTAATATCGATGGTTTATCCTCAATAGTATCTAAGTTGGTTTCGTTGATATAATCCACCACTAAACTTTCTTTCGCTCTATTGCCTATACTCGCACGAATCACCCTACGCACCTCCTCAACAAGATCCGCTTTGCTCTTCGTTTTCTTATTCTGTTCAAAAATCAACTCCAGGATATAATCTAAATTAATTTCCTGTGATTTCAACAAATCGATTTCAAATACAACATCATCCCAATCGATACCCGATTCCTCACTTTCTTTGCCACTTTTTTCTCTTCGAATCCAATCACGGATATCGTTATAAGTTGAGCGATAATCTTGAACTGTTCTGTTCGGTATTACCTCCATCTGTTCCATGAAAACAATATCTTCATCCGTCAAGAAATTCTCCTCTTTGAAGGCTTCTACGGCTTCTGGGTTAGATTTATCGATAGCTTGAAACGCTTTCAAATGATTGAACTCATCGTAATTCTGTAAAATATTTTCTACGCGTAAATATTCACCGAATAGCTTGGTAAACTCATTCTTATCTTTCTCCGTAACGATTTCCGATGGATCAGGGTACTTGGTATTTAATTCATGTACGATATCATTGTATCCTCTTCTTGCTTTACCGGAAACAATGTCCGTAAAACCTTCCAAGTATTCTTTATAACTCTTTTCTAATACAACATTCTTCGTATTCTTATCCCCAAACAACGTAATAGCATCAATAGTCGCTTGTTCTAGGTTTCTAAACGTAACGATATTTCCAAACGTCTTGGTCGCATCATAGATACGGTTCGTTCTAGAAAACGCCTGCATCAATCCATGATAACGCAAGTTCTTGTCTACAAACAAGGTATTCAATGTGGGTGCATCAAATCCTGTCAAGAACATACCCACTACAATAATTAAGTCTATTTCTTTCTTCTTAACGCGATTCGCCAAGTCGCGGTAGTAGTTCTGGAACTCGTTACTTTCTACCCCAAAATTCGTTTTGAACATAGCGTTATAATCTCCAATGGCTTGCGACAAAAATTCCTTAGCCGTGCTATCCATAGCCGATGGCTCGAATGTTTCATCTACAATTTCACCAATTGCGCTTTGTTCTTCATTGGCTGCATATGAAAATATCGTAGCTATTTTTAATGGACGTTCACTGTCTTTTTGTAGCGCGTTCAACGCTTCGTAATACATCTTAGCGGCATCCACACTACTTACCGCAAACATGGCATTGAAGCCTCTGTTACCTGCTTGATTGCGATGTGTTTTTAAACGATAGTTCTTTATAATATAATGAGAGATTTCCTTAATACGTGCAGGATGCAAAAATGCTTTTTTATTCTCAGCAGCACTTAATTTTTTCTCATCTTGTTCCTGCTCTATGCTTTTGAATTGTGGACGTACATCATTATAATCCACCTTGAATTTCAATACTTTTTCATCACGAATCGCATCCGTGATGACATAAGAATGCAATTCTCTGCCAAACACACTCGCTGTGGTATCTGCCCCCAAAGCATTTTGTGGAAAGATGGGCGTTCCTGTAAAGCCAAATTGATAGTATTTCTTAAACTTCTTCTTTAGATTCTTTTGCGCTTCGCCAAATTGAGAACGATGCGCTTCATCGAAGATAAACACCACCTGCTTGTCATAAATGTCCAAGTTAGGCTCGCTCTTCATCAGGTTATTTAATTTCTGAATCGTCGTTACAATGATCTTATTATCTTTCTTCTCAATATTTCGTTTTAGCCCTACCGTATTATCGGAACCATTCACGCTATCGGGAGAAAAACGTTGGTATTCCTTCATGGTTTGATAGTCCAAATCTTTTCTATCGACCACAAAGAACACCCTATCTATAAATTCTAATTCAGTCGCTAAGCGAGCTGCTTTAAAACTGGTTAAGGTTTTACCCGATCCCGTTGTATGCCAAATATAGCCTCCACCTTCCAGAGTGGACCATTTTTTAGCATTATACGCACTTCTTATCTTCCATAGGATTCGCTCGGCTGCCGCTATCTGATAGGGTCGCATAATCAATAGCGTATTGCTTACATCAAATACAGAATACGTCAGTATAACATTCAAAATCGTTTGCTTCTGAAAGAATGTAGCCGTAAAATCCTTTAAATCTTTGATCAGATTATTATCCGCCTTCGCCCAGTTCATCGTAAAATCGAAACTGTTTTTGTTGCGCTCTACGGTATTGGCAAAGTAACGCGTATCTGTTCCGTTGGAAATCACAAATAGCTGTACATACTTAAACAATGAACTTTCCGCATTCAGACTTTCTTTACTGTATCGGTGCACTTGGTTGAAAGCCTCACGAATAGCTACCCCACGTTTCTTCAATTCAACTTGCACCAAAGGAAGTCCATTCACCAAGATCGTTACATCATACCGATTGGCGTGTGTTCCTTTCTGCTCAAACTGCGAGATAACCTGCACCTTATTTCGTGCAATGTCCTTTTTATCAACGATGTAAATATTCTGAATATGCCCATCATCAAACACAAAATCATAGATATGATTATTCTGTATTTTATGTGTTTTCGCTACTAAATCATCACTGGCTTTATTTAAGTATTCCTCACAGAAGCGCACCCATTCGCTATCTGTGAAGCTCATATCGTTCAATGCTTGTATCTGTATACGCGCGTTCGCAAGCATCTGATCCAATGACTTAATATGGAAAGCGTTTTCATATCCCAGATTGACTAAATCCTGAATAAATTCACGCTCTAAAGCTGCTTCCGTTTGGTAACCAGCTGCAGGCTCATAAGTGTACGAATGCTTGTCGTATTTATCTAGTACGATGAAATTGTTAGATTCGGCAATGGCGTTGTACATAATGGGGAATGATTAATGGTTAATGGTTAATGATTAATGGTAAATGATTAATTAAGATTATTTTTGGTTGTTTTGAGGATGGAAGTTATTAGTTTTATGAGTTCTTCGGCATCTTTATGTATACTTTTGAATTGCTCATCGTTTAGATAATTGGTTGCTTGTAAAAGTTCTAGCCAATAAAGTGCTTCGTTTATTTCTTTTTGTGCGATGGCTATTTTATGCTTAAAATCTGTTTTAGATTCTGCATGTTCTGCCTCGCGAACCATTGCGCCAACAGATGTTCCTGATCGTAACAATTGCTTCGATAGAACAAATTCTTTTTTCTGTTCACACAAATATTGATACAACTTAACAATCCTTACCGCAAATACAAAACTCTTGTTTTTTACGACATTATCTCTCATCTCATTAACCATTAACCATTATCCATTAACAATTAACCATTAACAATTAACCATTAACAATTAACCATTATCCATTAACCATTAAACCCTAACAACTCATTACGATAATACTCGTATTGCTTATTTCTCAGTTCTATTTCTCTTTCTAATTGCGCAACAATGTTTTTAGTCGCTTCATCATATTGATCTAATAAATGGACAATGCGTTCTTGTTCAGTTATAACTGGTTTTGGTATAGTTATTTTTTCTAAGTCATTTACATTTACTCTGCGAACTTTTGTACCAGTTATATATTTTCTTTTTTGCTTCTGAAACTGCTCTGTTTGAAAATAATATGCGACAAATTTGGGATTTAATGAATGTGAATAAAAACATGCGTCACTACTTACAGCAATATCTTCTTC harbors:
- a CDS encoding helix-turn-helix domain-containing protein; translation: MEKKAIHQGRNVRRFREMLGLKQEALAYELGEEWNQKRVSTMEQKEQIQEDILEQVAAVLKVPVEAIKNFDEERAIFNIQNNYDNANQNVNYQFNPVDKLFQVIEENKALYERLLQSEREKVEILQKVLEGR
- a CDS encoding four helix bundle protein produces the protein MRDNVVKNKSFVFAVRIVKLYQYLCEQKKEFVLSKQLLRSGTSVGAMVREAEHAESKTDFKHKIAIAQKEINEALYWLELLQATNYLNDEQFKSIHKDAEELIKLITSILKTTKNNLN
- a CDS encoding type I restriction endonuclease subunit R, with product MYNAIAESNNFIVLDKYDKHSYTYEPAAGYQTEAALEREFIQDLVNLGYENAFHIKSLDQMLANARIQIQALNDMSFTDSEWVRFCEEYLNKASDDLVAKTHKIQNNHIYDFVFDDGHIQNIYIVDKKDIARNKVQVISQFEQKGTHANRYDVTILVNGLPLVQVELKKRGVAIREAFNQVHRYSKESLNAESSLFKYVQLFVISNGTDTRYFANTVERNKNSFDFTMNWAKADNNLIKDLKDFTATFFQKQTILNVILTYSVFDVSNTLLIMRPYQIAAAERILWKIRSAYNAKKWSTLEGGGYIWHTTGSGKTLTSFKAARLATELEFIDRVFFVVDRKDLDYQTMKEYQRFSPDSVNGSDNTVGLKRNIEKKDNKIIVTTIQKLNNLMKSEPNLDIYDKQVVFIFDEAHRSQFGEAQKNLKKKFKKYYQFGFTGTPIFPQNALGADTTASVFGRELHSYVITDAIRDEKVLKFKVDYNDVRPQFKSIEQEQDEKKLSAAENKKAFLHPARIKEISHYIIKNYRLKTHRNQAGNRGFNAMFAVSSVDAAKMYYEALNALQKDSERPLKIATIFSYAANEEQSAIGEIVDETFEPSAMDSTAKEFLSQAIGDYNAMFKTNFGVESNEFQNYYRDLANRVKKKEIDLIIVVGMFLTGFDAPTLNTLFVDKNLRYHGLMQAFSRTNRIYDATKTFGNIVTFRNLEQATIDAITLFGDKNTKNVVLEKSYKEYLEGFTDIVSGKARRGYNDIVHELNTKYPDPSEIVTEKDKNEFTKLFGEYLRVENILQNYDEFNHLKAFQAIDKSNPEAVEAFKEENFLTDEDIVFMEQMEVIPNRTVQDYRSTYNDIRDWIRREKSGKESEESGIDWDDVVFEIDLLKSQEINLDYILELIFEQNKKTKSKADLVEEVRRVIRASIGNRAKESLVVDYINETNLDTIEDKPSILDSFYEYAQRKQKEEVMELIANETLNEEAAKRYISNSLKREFATDNGTELNAILPKMSPLNPQFLTKKQSVFQKISALVDKFKGIGGF
- a CDS encoding DUF6973 domain-containing protein codes for the protein MKNLLNVSLAIALLFSATLMSCKNDGLQPTEQPSDKFISFKGETIKIPANFPEELFGQTQEEFDSYMNGKTARKAREINSANLTYDEILEIFNKHLVKYPRVNYDSISNEDLKRILVDIPSIKSLEDALSKVDFIFDYYNTIVKNDIIPDVLALEKSKLSAKISGGSPGSLTDPERNVLLGNPTYGAIYAQAANDANYVTMVEWGVDIDNQKNNAFKHSLWNCLIIRGILGGAPASKTQAINFAQNGTSAHEKNNDGSQNHTPEAAMDLHNNMSARNWMDDEVKWGIGPFRKMPNFEKIKNTWYARANSSTFYDKSTNWTGILVLHGGNNSTTWNNLYNNLYGGHQHCVHME
- a CDS encoding helix-turn-helix domain-containing protein — encoded protein: MKLAKTKIIGDNIRQIREVVKNYKHSYVAEQLKITTRAYTNIENNVGDIALKKLEEIANIFVCRPADILITKKSRSDLTANTSTGHSYTPEIINPKKR
- a CDS encoding helix-turn-helix transcriptional regulator; this encodes MNKIAFTARQARGLSKGEVARELGISEADYNELELELTPMSSEMAEKLAAVYNIPAEYFMIGSFYNIQMGIDALKQQKEIINNSALSENLPISIPAQFHMRLAKLGLEAVIANQEKLLLLRQNRELEFENNALRTLYKSTKNVG
- a CDS encoding relaxase/mobilization nuclease domain-containing protein → MIGKASLGSYIKGILEYCYYDKELTARMKRQLRPEDIRGELVYIQNLALKMHSDGRINLDYLARQYIDNHQNNKRLNKYVWHQSFSFAPGERLDDEKIIEISTEFAREFGFEQNQMVVFKHQDTEHFHFHIIANRINHNGKNTADHFNNYARTGRFCRRMEQELSLIATPDMKINQKRQSELEVKDKVHLKLKIVIDKLLPEVSSIQQLKERLAGEGYKTYLGRGISFFHSSTKVKMKGSDLGRNYSLAALEKALGQQVAMESNQNQERVRRRKQGLRV